A single region of the Drosophila takahashii strain IR98-3 E-12201 chromosome 2R, DtakHiC1v2, whole genome shotgun sequence genome encodes:
- the ana gene encoding protein anachronism isoform X5, protein MASAVRGEKCGRSLIRELIVILALVSMAGESKASPFDPNFMIEGVQSEVVNPFNRTIFNRFNLTEEQILDIQNRSNPNLRDNTGPSSNQYLQQVATHRLIYTLSYNPRLNDIAKRVQKAISNDPSVSVSKEKAGFPICEGETTRPEEWQLGNNVTLQFASSVFISNNDDRLSSALLRLYKTNPGQARDQNPGQVPAQPVSTETPGSTSPNCAEQPPVGPQIRVTVSIVLQQRKKRKLERKKRTCNTAMLSSSATGWVEIDVKCALAYWEQQHRQNPRQQQPHLTSSVVGILMIEVHDDEENPLKPGLYFEPPTCEQRLQSHGAFTEQNRLSLIWRVGHCQENQG, encoded by the exons atgGCAAGTGCTGTGCGTGGTGAGAAGTGCGGAAGGAGCCTCATTCGAGAGCTAATTGTTATCCTGGCGTTAGTCTCGATGGCAGGGGAGTCGAAGGCATCTCCTTTCGATCCAAACTTCATGATAGAGGGCGTGCAGTCGGAAGTTGTGAACCCATTTAACCGCACCATCTTTAACCGCTTCAACCTAACTGAGGAGCAAATCCTAGACATCCAGAACCGCAGTAATCCCAATTTGAGAGACAATACCGGTCCGTCCTCCAATCAGTATCTTCAGCAGGTCGCCACCCACCG TCTTATTTACACTCTATCTTATAACCCCAGACTCAACGACATCGCCAAGCGTGTTCAAAAAGCTATCTCAAACGATCCCAGCGTCAGCGTGTCCAAGGAAAAGGCCGGCTTTCCCATCTGCGAGGGGGAGACTACCAGACCGGAGGAGTGGCAGTTGGGCAACAACGTGACGCTCCAATTCGCCAGCAGCGTTTTCATTTCCAACAATGACGACCGTTTGAGCAGCGCTCTGCTCCGCCTCTATAAGACCAACCCCGGGCAGGCTCGCGATCAAAATCCAGGCCAGGTTCCAGCTCAGCCGGTCAGCACAGAGACCCCGGGCAGCACGTCACCAAATTGTGCGGAGCAGCCTCCTGTGGGTCCCCAGATTCGAGTCACGGTCTCCATTGTCCTCCAGCAGAGGAAGAAACGTAAGTTAG AGCGCAAGAAGCGCACCTGCAACACCGCCATGCTGAGCAGCTCCGCCACTGGTTGGGTGGAGATCGACGTGAAGTGTGCCCTCGCCTACTGGGAGCAGCAGCACCGCCAGAATCCACGCCAGCAGCAGCCCCACTTGACCTCCAGCGTGGTGGGAATTCTGATGATCGAGGTGCACGACGACGAGGAGAATCCGCTCAAGCCGGGGCTCTACTTTGAGCCACCCACTTGCGAACAG AGATTGCAGTCCCATGGAGCGTTTACCGAACAGAACCGTTTAAGTCTCATCTGGCGAGTTGGACATTGCCAAG AAAACCAAGGTTAG